In the genome of Quercus robur chromosome 3, dhQueRobu3.1, whole genome shotgun sequence, one region contains:
- the LOC126718341 gene encoding proteasome subunit beta type-7-A-like isoform X1: MSQVAVEVPPKGGFSFDLCRRNGMLSKKGVPPPSYRKTGTTIVGLIFQDGVILGADTRATEGPIVCDKNCEKIHYMAPNIYCCGAGTAADTEAVTDMVSSQLQLHRYHTGRESRVVTALTLLKSHLFKYQGHVQAALVLGGVDANGPHLHTIYPHGSTDTLPFATMGSGSLAAMSVFESKYREGLTKEEGIKLVCEAICSGIFNDLGSGSNVDVCVITKGQKEYLRNHQLPNPRTYVSSKGFSFPKKTEVLLTRITPLKEMVEVIEGGDTMEE; encoded by the exons ATGTCTCAGGTAGCTGTGGAGGTTCCTCCAAAGGGTGGTTTCAGTTTCGATTTGTGCAGAAGAAATGGCATGCTTTCTAAAAAGGGTGTTCCGCCTCCATCTTATCGCAAGACTGGAACTACTATTGTGGGTCTAATTTTTCAG GATGGTGTCATTCTGGGGGCAGACACAAGAGCCACTGAAGGACCTATTGTTTGTGATAAGAATTGTGAGAAAATTCATTATATGGCGCCTAATATTTATTGCTGCGGAGCAGGAACAGCTGCTGATACAGAGGCTGTAACAG ACATGGTCAGTTCTCAGCTGCAACTACATCGGTATCATACTGGTCGAGAATCTAGGGTTGTCACTGCTCTTACTCTTTTAAAGTCTCACCTTTTCAA ATACCAAGGTCATGTTCAAGCTGCTTTGGTGCTTGGTGGAGTTGATGCTAATGGACCACATTTGCACACT ATCTACCCTCATGGATCAACAGACACCTTGCCATTTGCTACAATGGGTTCTGGTTCCCTTGCTGCAATGTCTGTTTTTGAGTCGAAGTACCGTGAAGGGCTGACA aaagaagaaggaataaaattggtgtgtgaGGCTATTTGCTCTGGCATATTCAATGACTTAGGAAGTGGAAGCAATGTAGATGTTTGTGTGATAACTAAG GGACAAAAAGAGTACTTGAGAAACCACCAGTTACCAAATCCTCGCACCTATGTCAGTTCCAAAGGATTTTCATTTCCCAAGAAGACTG AGGTTCTATTGACAAGGATCACACCATTGAAAGAAATGGTGGAAGTGATTGAAGGAGGAGATACTATGGAAGAATAA
- the LOC126718341 gene encoding proteasome subunit beta type-7-A-like isoform X2 has protein sequence MSQVAVEVPPKGGFSFDLCRRNGMLSKKGVPPPSYRKTGTTIVGLIFQDGVILGADTRATEGPIVCDKNCEKIHYMAPNIYCCGAGTAADTEAVTDMVSSQLQLHRYHTGRESRVVTALTLLKSHLFKYQGHVQAALVLGGVDANGPHLHTIYPHGSTDTLPFATMGSGSLAAMSVFESKYREGLTKEEGIKLVCEAICSGIFNDLGSGSNVDVCVITKGQKEYLRNHQLPNPRTYVSSKGFSFPKKTEVLLTRITPLKEMVEVIEGGDTMEE, from the exons GTAGCTGTGGAGGTTCCTCCAAAGGGTGGTTTCAGTTTCGATTTGTGCAGAAGAAATGGCATGCTTTCTAAAAAGGGTGTTCCGCCTCCATCTTATCGCAAGACTGGAACTACTATTGTGGGTCTAATTTTTCAG GATGGTGTCATTCTGGGGGCAGACACAAGAGCCACTGAAGGACCTATTGTTTGTGATAAGAATTGTGAGAAAATTCATTATATGGCGCCTAATATTTATTGCTGCGGAGCAGGAACAGCTGCTGATACAGAGGCTGTAACAG ACATGGTCAGTTCTCAGCTGCAACTACATCGGTATCATACTGGTCGAGAATCTAGGGTTGTCACTGCTCTTACTCTTTTAAAGTCTCACCTTTTCAA ATACCAAGGTCATGTTCAAGCTGCTTTGGTGCTTGGTGGAGTTGATGCTAATGGACCACATTTGCACACT ATCTACCCTCATGGATCAACAGACACCTTGCCATTTGCTACAATGGGTTCTGGTTCCCTTGCTGCAATGTCTGTTTTTGAGTCGAAGTACCGTGAAGGGCTGACA aaagaagaaggaataaaattggtgtgtgaGGCTATTTGCTCTGGCATATTCAATGACTTAGGAAGTGGAAGCAATGTAGATGTTTGTGTGATAACTAAG GGACAAAAAGAGTACTTGAGAAACCACCAGTTACCAAATCCTCGCACCTATGTCAGTTCCAAAGGATTTTCATTTCCCAAGAAGACTG AGGTTCTATTGACAAGGATCACACCATTGAAAGAAATGGTGGAAGTGATTGAAGGAGGAGATACTATGGAAGAATAA
- the LOC126718341 gene encoding proteasome subunit beta type-7-A-like isoform X3: MLSKTGVPPPSYRKTGTTIVGLIFQDGVILGADTRATEGPIVCDKNCEKIHYMAPNIYCCGAGTAADTEAVTDMVSSQLQLHRYHTGRESRVVTALTLLKSHLFKYQGHVQAALVLGGVDANGPHLHTIYPHGSTDTLPFATMGSGSLAAMSVFESKYREGLTKEEGIKLVCEAICSGIFNDLGSGSNVDVCVITKGQKEYLRNHQLPNPRTYVSSKGFSFPKKTEVLLTRITPLKEMVEVIEGGDTMEE, encoded by the exons GATGGTGTCATTCTGGGGGCAGACACAAGAGCCACTGAAGGACCTATTGTTTGTGATAAGAATTGTGAGAAAATTCATTATATGGCGCCTAATATTTATTGCTGCGGAGCAGGAACAGCTGCTGATACAGAGGCTGTAACAG ACATGGTCAGTTCTCAGCTGCAACTACATCGGTATCATACTGGTCGAGAATCTAGGGTTGTCACTGCTCTTACTCTTTTAAAGTCTCACCTTTTCAA ATACCAAGGTCATGTTCAAGCTGCTTTGGTGCTTGGTGGAGTTGATGCTAATGGACCACATTTGCACACT ATCTACCCTCATGGATCAACAGACACCTTGCCATTTGCTACAATGGGTTCTGGTTCCCTTGCTGCAATGTCTGTTTTTGAGTCGAAGTACCGTGAAGGGCTGACA aaagaagaaggaataaaattggtgtgtgaGGCTATTTGCTCTGGCATATTCAATGACTTAGGAAGTGGAAGCAATGTAGATGTTTGTGTGATAACTAAG GGACAAAAAGAGTACTTGAGAAACCACCAGTTACCAAATCCTCGCACCTATGTCAGTTCCAAAGGATTTTCATTTCCCAAGAAGACTG AGGTTCTATTGACAAGGATCACACCATTGAAAGAAATGGTGGAAGTGATTGAAGGAGGAGATACTATGGAAGAATAA
- the LOC126718337 gene encoding glycosyl hydrolase 5 family protein-like, which produces MAPYKAFQLSFLPPQQLHSQNKNMGRFFFFFLLSLLVIFPTAIPQTQSKPVMALPLYTNSRWIVDEGGQRVKLACVSWVSHLEPMVTDGLSKQPMDAISKKIASMGFNCVRLTWPLFLVTNDSLASLTVRQSCQSLGLSESIAGIQANNPSIIDLPLIKAYQAVVSSLGANNVKVILENNISKPGDQYFSADLWIKGLSRMATIFNGVSNVVGMSLRNELQGPRQNVNDWYRYMQKGAEAVHLANPDILVILSGLSYDKDFSFFRNQQVNLTFTRKLVYEVNWNGFSDGKAWKSGNPNQVCGREVDNFMRISGFLLDQGWPLLVSEFEMDQRGTNNVNDISYMNCFLAVAAELDLDWSYYLRDGVIGLNEYHGLLNMNWTETRNLTFLQRISSLQSPFRGPGLSEANLHKVIFHPSTGLCVLRKSLTEPLRLGACTESEAWSYTPQKTLTLKGTYFCLQAIELGKPAKLGIICTGSNSKWQTISDSKMYLSSKVNDGSTACLDVDSDNSIVTNSCKCLSRDDTCDPGSQWFKLVDSTRSSSSAKTFN; this is translated from the exons ATGGCACCATATAAGGCCTTTCAGCTCTCTTTCCTCCCCCCACAACAGCTCCAcagtcaaaacaaaaatatggggaggttctttttcttcttccttctatCTCTTCTAGTAATCTTTCCCACTGCCATACCTCAAACTCAAAGCAAGCCAGTCATGGCTCTACCTCTATACACCAATTCTAGGTGGATTGTGGACGAAGGAGGGCAACGAGTGAAGCTAGCATGCGTGAGTTGGGTGTCACATCTGGAACCCATGGTGACTGATGGCCTTAGCAAGCAGCCCATGGATGCAATCTCCAAGAAGATTGCTTCCATGGGATTCAACTGTGTTCGACTCACTTGGCCTCTTTTCTTGGTCACCAATGACTCACTGGCTTCTCTCACTGTAAGACAGTCCTGTCAGAGTCTTGGGCTGTCTGAATCCATTGCCGGAATCCAAGCCAACAACCCTTCCATCATAGATCTTCCCCTCATAAAAGCTTACCAG GCTGTTGTGTCTAGCCTAGGGGCTAACAATGTGAAGGTCATATTGGAAAATAACATCAGCAAGCCCGGTGATCAGTATTTCAGTGCAGATCTCTGGATTAAGGGACTAAGTCGGATGGCCACCATCTTTAATGGTGTCTCCAATGTGGTTGGCATGAGCTTGAGGAATGAGCTCCAAGGCCCCAGACAAAACGTAAATGATTGGTACAG GTACATGCAAAAAGGAGCTGAAGCAGTGCATTTAGCAAATCCAGACATTCTTGTCATTCTCTCTGGCTTGAGTTATGACAAAGACTTCTCATTTTTCCGTAATCAACAAGTAAACCTCACATTCACTAGAAAGCTAGTATATGAGGTGAACTGGAATGGGTTCTCAGATGGAAAGGCATGGAAATCTGGCAACCCAAATCAAGTATGTGGGAGAGAGGTGGATAATTTTATGAGAATCTCAGGATTTTTGTTGGACCAAGGTTGGCCATTGTTAGTGAGCGAGTTTGAAATGGACCAAAGAGGAACCAATAATGTGAATGATATCAGTTATATGAATTGCTTCTTGGCTGTTGCAGCTGAACTTGACCTGGATTGGAGTTATTATTTGAGAGATGGGGTAATTGGGTTAAATGAGTATCATGGACTGCTTAACATGAATTGGACTGAGACCCGAAATTTAACCTTCTTGCAAAGGATCTCTTCTCTCCAATCTCCTTTTCGAG GACCAGGACTATCAGAAgccaatctacacaaggtgaTTTTCCATCCATCAACTGGTCTCTGTGTCCTAAGAAAATCATTAACTGAACCATTGAGATTGGGTGCTTGCACTGAGTCTGAAGCCTGGAGCTACACACCCCAGAAAACTTTAACATTAAAGGGAACATATTTCTGCTTACAAGCAATTGAATTGGGAAAGCCAGCAAAGCTTGGTATAATTTGCACAGGCTCTAATTCAAAATGGCAAACCATCTCAGATTCTAAAATGTATCTCTCATCAAAGGTTAACGATGGTTCTACTGCTTGCCTAGATGTAGACTCCGACAATAGCATTGTCACAAATTCATGCAAATGCTTGAGCAGAGATGACACATGTGACCCAGGGAGCCAATGGTTTAAGCTTGTTGACAGCACAAGAAGTTCAAGTTCCGCAAAAACATTTAATTAG
- the LOC126718336 gene encoding glycosyl hydrolase 5 family protein-like, translating into MGRFIFFTFFSLVSLLVIFPTVIPQSKPVMAQPLYTNSRWIVDEGGQRVKLACVNWVSHLEAMVTEGLSKQPVDAISKKIASMGFNCVRLTWPLFLVTNDSLASVTVRQSFQSLGLSDTISGIQANNPSIIDLPLIKAFQAVVSSLGANNVMVILDNHISKPGWCCSNSDGNGFFGDKYFNPDLWIKGLTQMATIFNGVSNVVGMSLRNELRGPRQNVNDWYRYMQKGAEAVHSANPDVLVILSGLSYDRDLSFLRNQQVNLTFTGKLVFEMHWYGFSDGQAWLSGNPNQVCGRVVDNMMRLSGFLLDQGWPLLVSEFGMDLRGTNVNDNRYINCFLATVAELDLDWALWTLVGSYYLREGVIGLNEVYGVLDWSWCENRNSSFLERISAVQSPFRGPGLSETKLHKVIFHPLTGLCVLRKSLFEPLRLGPCSNSEGWSYSAQKTLTLKGTYFCLQANELENPAKLGIICTDSTAKWETISDSKMHLSTKVNNGSTACLDVDSENTIVVSTCKCLGRDNMCDPGSQWFKLVDSTRSSISTKSFLQMDSILALPGKDFVWKLLRSALE; encoded by the exons ATGGGCAGGTTCATTTTCTTCACCTTCTTCTCCCTTGTGTCTCTTCTGGTAATCTTCCCCACCGTGATACCTCAGAGCAAGCCTGTGATGGCTCAGCCTCTGTACACCAATTCAAGGTGGATTGTGGACGAAGGAGGGCAAAGGGTGAAGCTTGCATGTGTGAATTGGGTTTCACATCTGGAAGCCATGGTGACTGAGGGCCTTAGCAAGCAGCCCGTGGATGCCATCTCCAAGAAGATTGCTTCCATGGGATTCAACTGTGTTAGGCTCACTTGGCCTCTTTTCTTGGTCACCAATGACTCACTGGCTTCTGTAACTGTGAGACAGTCCTTTCAGAGTCTTGGTCTGTCTGATACCATTTCAGGAATCCAGGCCAACAACCCTTCCATCATTGATCTTCCCCTCATAAAAGCTTTCCAG GCTGTGGTGTCTAGCCTAGGAGCAAATAATGTGATGGTCATATTGGACAATCACATAAGCAAGCCTGGTTGGTGCTGCAGCAATTCTGATGGTAATGGGTTCTTTGGCGACAAGTATTTCAATCCGGACCTCTGGATTAAGGGACTAACACAGATGGCCACCATCTTTAATGGTGTCTCCAATGTGGTTGGCATGAGCTTGAGGAATGAGCTCCGAGGCCCCAGACAGAATGTGAATGATTGGTACAG GTACATGCAAAAAGGGGCAGAAGCAGTGCATTCAGCAAACCCAGATGTTCTTGTCATTCTCTCAGGCTTGAGTTACGACAGAGACTTGTCATTTCTCCGCAATCAACAAGTAAACCTCACATTCACTGGAAAGCTAGTATTTGAGATGCATTGGTATGGGTTTTCAGATGGACAAGCATGGCTATCCGGCAACCCAAATCAAGTGTGTGGAAGAGTGGTGGATAACATGATGAGATTGTCAGGATTTTTGCTGGACCAAGGTTGGCCATTGTTAGTGAGCGAGTTTGGGATGGACTTAAGAGGAACCAATGTAAATGACAACAGGTATATAAATTGCTTCTTGGCTACAGTGGCTGAACTTGACCTGGACTGGGCCTTATGGACACTTGTTGGGAGTTATTATTTAAGAGAGGGGGTAATTGGGTTAAATGAGGTCTATGGAGTGCTTGACTGGAGTTGGTGTGAAAATCGAAATTCAAGCTTCTTGGAGAGGATATCTGCTGTTCAATCTCCATTTCGAG GGCCAGGCCTATCAGAAACTAAACTACACAAAGTGATTTTCCATCCATTAACCGGTCTCTGTGTCCTAAGAAAATCATTGTTTGAACCATTAAGGTTAGGTCCCTGCTCTAACTCTGAAGGTTGGAGCTACTCAGCCCAGAAAACTTTAACATTAAAGGGAACATATTTCTGCTTACAAGCAAATGAATTGGAAAATCCAGCAAAGCTTGGTATAATCTGCACAGACAGTACTGCAAAGTGGGAAACCATCTCAGATTCTAAAATGCATCTCTCAACAAAGGTTAACAATGGTTCTACTGCTTGCCTAGATGTAGACTCCGAAAATACCATTGTTGTGAGTACCTGCAAATGCTTGGGTAGAGATAACATGTGTGACCCAGGGAGCCAGTGGTTCAAGCTTGTTGACAGCACAAGAAGttcaatttctacaaaatcCTTTCTTCAGATGGACTCGATATTGGCTTTGCCTGGTAAGGATTTTGTATGGAAGTTGTTGAGATCAGCATTAGAGTAA